In the Corythoichthys intestinalis isolate RoL2023-P3 chromosome 12, ASM3026506v1, whole genome shotgun sequence genome, one interval contains:
- the sowahca gene encoding ankyrin repeat domain-containing protein SOWAHC: MTSPRTVRAVFEFLKDRGGRVQQMELIDHLTATQAGSSDPLESEEVLRQVVDTLGVLEVESGVKYVRLNEDYSSARSMTRVESDCHEHASECNGDVHETPDNNKLVSSNVDNKQQTGATSPPSCNMDVAKQNSQTNTTPASVSAGEVKLRERRRRESAPLIGVPDLDHPAGSQSQQVRGSRRVSKGSQRAMLASCLSEDSTIEGLDNLDVNTPKGSRRNFIELMMNCSPQVRRSLINRGPRLRDSMRSDGDSASLLSSATDEDCASVTLDPMEHEWMLCASDGLWESLQPLLAVEAGLVAKRDFVTGFTCLHWAAKQGKVELLSQLLKFAKDNAVPVNVNVRSGAGYTPLHLAAMHGHTQVVRVLLSDWEADPEVRDYSGRRAFQYLPAPLPTDLLDQGAVTSPGGESDNKHANIGSSGARGWRFPKVLQGNLNPLRLLNSTGGASEEALRNGSTKGGILRKSSLSRLNARLHRGRHRAQIIHSASFRDTGEVGRGDDDSSTPQRTRPLSNLFG, from the exons GTTTTGAGACAGGTCGTGGACACACTCGGGGTCTTGGAAGTGGAAAGCGGCGTGAAATACGTGCGTTTGAATGAGGATTATAGTAGCGCGCGCTCGATGACGCGCGTGGAAAGCGACTGCCACGAGCACGCAAGCGAATGCAACGGGGACGTGCACGAAACACCGGACAACAACAAGCTCGTCAGCAGCAACGTTGACAACAAACAGCAAACAG GAGCTACCAGTCCCCCTTCTTGTAATATGGATGTTGCCAAGCAGAACTCCCAGACTAATACAACTCCCGCTTCTGTCAGTGCCGGAGAAGTGAAGCTGAGGGAGAGAAGACGACGCGAGTCAGCCCCGCTGATAGGAGTGCCAGATCTAGACCATCCCGCCGGCTCCCAAAGCCAACAAGTCCGAGGGTCCCGCAGGGTGTCCAAAGGGTCGCAGCGAGCGATGCTGGCCAGCTGCCTGTCTGAAGACAGCACCATAGAAGGGTTGGATAACCTGGATGTCAACACACCCAAAGGCAGTCGCAGAAACTTCATCGAGCTGATGATGAATTGTTCACCTCAG GTTCGGCGGTCTCTCATCAACCGAGGGCCTCGCCTTCGGGACTCGATGAGGAGCGACGGGGATTCGGCGTCTCTGCTCTCGTCGGCCACCGACGAGGACTGCGCCTCGGTGACGTTGGACCCGATGGAGCACGAATGGATGCTGTGCGCCTCGGACGGCCTGTGGGAAAGCCTGCAGCCCCTTTTGGCCGTGGAGGCCGGCCTCGTGGCCAAGAGAGACTTCGTAACCGGCTTCACCTGCCTTCACTGGGCAGCCAAGCAGGGCAAAGTggagctgctctcccagctgcTGAAGTTCGCCAAGGATAACGCCGTGCCCGTTAACGTCAACGTGAGGTCAGGTGCTGGATACACGCCTCTACACCTGGCAGCCATGCATGGACACACTCAG GTGGTACGTGTGCTGCTGTCTGACTGGGAGGCTGACCCCGAAGTGAGGGATTACAGCGGCAGACGAGCCTTCCAGTACCTGCCCGCGCCTCTACCTACAGACCTGCTGGACCAAGGGGCGGTCACCTCACCAGGAGGCGAGTCTGACAACAAGCAcgcaaacatcggcagcagcggGGCACGTGGCTGGAGGTTCCCCAAGGTACTCCAGGGAAACCTAAACCCGTTGCGCCTCCTGAACTCTACAGGAGGGGCCTCCGAGGAGGCACTCAGGAATGGGAGTACTAAGGGGGGCATACTTAGGAAGTCGTCGCTAAGCAGGCTCAACGCTCGGCTACATCGGGGGCGACACCGGGCTCAGATTATACATAGCGCCTCCTTTAGGGACACGGGGGAAGTAGGGAGAGGAGATGATGATTCCAGCACCCCCCAGCGAACACGGCCGCTTTCCAACCTGTTTGGATAA
- the akap17a gene encoding A-kinase anchor protein 17A, with the protein MTTIVHDTTEAVCLSAEHNIYLKPIAKMTVSVTLPQLKLPGKSISNWEVMERVKAMVVPDQFSALRVSKSTMDFIRFEGEVENKMVVKTLLGRLDGKSIKLSGFTDVLKVRAVENKVDFPTRHDWDSFFRDAKDMNETLPGERPDTIHLEGLPCRWFSQKQSGFPDRPCQEVLIAVFEAFGKVRNVDIPMLDPYREEMLDKNFNTFSFGGHLNFEAYVQYHEYDGFTKAMDTLRGMKLMLKGDDGKAVACNIKVTFDTTKHLGESAMKKRNLERLKLQELEKQREEQKRREKEEEERRKEQERKQKEQEEEERERKKEEKQRKREQKLQEREERRNMKKVRKQQEEEQKKLQMKIAMEERRLLLAQRNLESIRLIADLLARAKAVKQQQQLKEQAEREERERQEKARQEEERARRQHLEACRRKQQEELLKVELEKERALDLQRREKELREKLLSNMLKKNSDKPVRPRDTPEQDDITMSKEAPNPGREKVPLAVLGQVNGVIATEDKDKQGSAPSKPSGRSRGTKERKEGEAVKNKKDDVRCRYSEEHDSNSKSRGRRPHSSSSSSRRRTSANHRKTSSHHRRSESSHRYRRCSQSHWSRSTSSSRDRSRSSSGRSYSRGRSRRHRHRRYSSRSDSRNRSRYSRGYRRRSYSRDGSLSRR; encoded by the exons ATGACCACCATCGTCCATGACACTACAGAGGCAGTGTGCCTTTCTGCTGAGCACAACATTTACTTGAAACCCATTGCCAAAATGACCGTCAGTGTGACGCTTCCACAACTCAAACTGCCGGGAAAGAGCATTTCCAACTGGGAGGTCATGGAAAGAGTAAAGGCCATGGTAGTGCCGGACCAGTTTTCAGCCCTCCGAGTGTCCAAGAGCACGATGGACTTCATTCGTTTTGAGGGCGAGGTGGAAAACAAAATGGTTGTGAAGACTTTGTTGGGGCGTCTGGATGGGAAGAGCATCAAACTCAGTGGATTTACTGATGTATTGAAG GTGCGTGCAGTTGAGAACAAAGTGGACTTCCCCACGAGACATGACTGGGACTCATTCTTTCGAGATGCCAAAGACATGAATGAAACTCTACCGGGTGAGAGGCCTGACACTATTCACCTGGAAGGACTGCCCTGTCGCTGGTTCAGCCAAAAACAAAGCGGTTTTCCTGACCGACCATGTCAGGAGGTCCTCATCGCGGTCTTTGAGGCATTTGGCAAG GTACGAAATGTGGACATCCCAATGCTGGACCCATACAGGGAGGAGATGCTGGACAAAAACTTTAACACTTTTAGTTTTGGGGGCCATTTGAACTTTGAGGCTTATGTGCAGTACCACGAATACGACGGCTTTACCAAAGCCATGGACACGCTACGTGGAATGAAGCTGATGCTGAAAGGAGATGATGGAAAGGCAGTCGCTTGCAATATAAAG GTGACGTTTGACACCACCAAGCATCTCGGTGAGTCAGCTATGAAGAAGCGGAACCTGGAGAGGCTCAAGCTACAGGAGTTGGAGAAGCAGCGAGAAGAGCAAAAGCGGAGGGAGAAGGAAGAGGAAGAGCGTCGCAAAGAGCAGGAGCG CAAACAGAAAGAACAGGAGGAAGAGGAGCGCGAGAGGAAGAAAGAGGAGAAGCAGCGGAAGCGTGAACAGAAGCTGCAGGAGAGGGAGGAGAGGAGAAACATGAAGAAGGTGAGAAAGCAGCAGGAGGAGGAGCAGAAGAAGCTTCAGATGAAGATTGCCATGGAGGAACGGAGGCTTCTTCTGGCGCAGCGGAACCTTGAATCAATCCGGCTCATTGCTGACCTGTTGGCCAGAGCTAAG GCTgtcaagcagcagcagcagttaAAGGAGCAGGCCGAGCGCGAAGAGCGCGAAAGACAAGAGAAGGCTCGACAGGAGGAGGAACGCGCCCGCCGTCAGCATCTGGAAGCCTGCCGGCGTAAGCAGCAGGAGGAGCTTCTTAAAGTGGAATTGGAAAAGGAACGCGCCCTCGACCTCCAACGCCGGGAGAAGGAGCTCAGAGAGAAGCTGCTCTCCAACATGTTGAAGAAGAACAGTGACAAGCCTGTAAGACCTCGTGACACGCCGGAACAGGACGATATCACCATGAGCAAGGAAGCCCCAAATCCTGGGAGAGAGAAAGTACCCTTGGCAGTCTTGGGTCAGGTAAATGGAGTGATAGCAACAGAGGACAAAGACAAGCAGGGATCCGCACCTTCTAAACCCTCAGGTAGAAGTCGAGGGACTAAGGAGAGAAAGGAAGGAGaggctgtgaaaaataagaaggACGATGTGAGGTGCAGGTATAGCGAGGAGCATGACAGCAACTCAAAAAGCCGAGGGAGGAGGCCGCattccagcagcagcagcagcagacgGAGAACGAGCGCTAACCACCGCAAGACCTCCAGCCATCACAGGAGGAGCGAAAGTTCGCATCGCTACCGGAGGTGTAGCCAAAGCCATTGGAGCAGAAGCACAAGCTCTAGCCGGGACAGGAGCAGGAGCAGCAGCGGGAGGAGCTACAGCAGGGGAAGGAGCCGCAGACACCGTCACCGTAGATACAGCAGCAGGAGTGACAGCAGGAACAGGAGTCGCTACAGTCGAGGATACAGAAGGCGCAGCTACAGTAGAGACGGGAGTCTCTCCAGAAGATGA